A genomic stretch from Mycosarcoma maydis chromosome 3, whole genome shotgun sequence includes:
- a CDS encoding uncharacterized protein (related to Translin) has translation MASSSTGAVSLRSLITSEFEPLFEELEAERRLADVLRDKAHELDRLSRQLSAILADLYSSEAREFSATVQQTAAVWVEVRSKIDQLACVLPEDGLYRWCDEYSFAFKNLTSTIAQLVLLATGGLVTKQQASHVLGLDKHSRAKIQLVTDVYLHALINAINQLPRLALNSVTLGDYSTPLRLAEFVKQVHSGFQLLNLKNDSLRKRFDSLKYDVKNIEEIVYDISLRGLVVRPDHATDGLAFPAGQQRQQEFVDSL, from the exons ATGGCGTCTTCAAGCACAGGTGCTGtctcgctgcgctcgctgaTCACGTCGGAATTCGAGCCGCTGTTCGAAGAGCTTGAAGCGGAACGTCGACTGGCGGACGTGTTGCGCGACAAGGCGcacgagctggatcgactgTCTCGTCAGCTTTCGGCGATACTGGCAGATTTGTATTCGAGTGAAGCGCGCGAGTTTTCGGCGACGGTTCAGCAGACGGCAGCGGTATGGGTGGAGGTGCGAAGCAAGATCGACCAACTGGCATGCGTGTTGCCAGAGGACGGATTGTATCGGTGGTGCGACGAGTATTCGTTTGCGTTCAAGAACCTCACTTCGACAATCGCACAGCTGGTTCTGCTAGCAACAGGAGGTCTTGTAACAAAACAACAGGCATCACACGtgctcggtctcgacaaACACTCGCGCGCCAAgatccagctcgtcacAGACGTCTATCTGCACGCGCTCATCAACGCGATCAACCAACTCCCCAGATTGGCACTCAATAGCGTCACCCTCGGCGACTACTCGACGCCGCTCCGTCTCGCCGAATTTGTCAAACAGGTGCACTCCGGCTTCCAACTGCTCAACCTCAAAAATGACTCGCTCAGAAAACGCTTCGACAGCCTAAAG TACGACGTCAAAAACATCGAAGAAATCGTTTACGACATCTCGTTGCGTGGCCTCGTCGTTCGTCCAGACCACGCCACTGACGGCCTGGCGTTCCCCGCAGGTCAACAGCGCCAGCAAGAGTTTGTAGACAGCTTGTGA